The following coding sequences are from one Paenibacillus stellifer window:
- a CDS encoding serine O-acetyltransferase, whose protein sequence is MLSKLASDLKVNRKGPMILLVLVTYRFGNYLYYDFRVPILRSVLNLLYKLMDILFIRIMNQGELPAETRIGCALRLPHGLNGIIISCKAVIGDHVSIYQQVTIGARNDKGEPVIGSHVEIGAGAKVLGPVVIGDHVQIGANAVVVKNVPDYSTAVGIPARNLPGSPVHAVPERQGSVL, encoded by the coding sequence GTGTTAAGCAAGCTTGCCAGCGATCTGAAGGTGAACCGGAAAGGCCCCATGATTCTGCTTGTCCTCGTAACCTACCGGTTCGGCAACTATCTGTATTATGATTTTCGGGTTCCGATTCTGCGCAGTGTGCTGAACTTGCTGTACAAGCTGATGGATATCCTGTTCATCCGAATCATGAACCAAGGCGAGCTTCCGGCTGAGACGAGGATCGGTTGCGCCCTTCGCCTGCCACATGGGCTGAACGGCATCATTATTAGCTGCAAAGCCGTCATCGGCGACCATGTCTCCATTTACCAGCAGGTCACTATCGGAGCCCGGAACGACAAAGGCGAGCCGGTGATCGGCAGCCATGTCGAGATCGGGGCAGGGGCCAAAGTACTTGGTCCGGTTGTTATCGGCGATCACGTCCAAATCGGGGCTAACGCGGTAGTCGTCAAAAATGTACCTGATTACTCGACGGCTGTCGGCATTCCAGCCCGGAACCTTCCCGGTTCACCGGTGCATGCCGTGCCCGAACGGCAGGGCAGCGTTTTGTAG
- a CDS encoding DMT family transporter: MKSYKIYLFLILANLFWAGNYVFGKSVVAELSPIQMTFSRWLIAVCVLFPIAQLVEKPDWRKVWSEWRILIVMAVLGVAGYNFLLYEALRFTTSMNAALVNAMNPALIVLGAALLFKEKLTRTRVIGLLVSLFGVLLVLTKGRLQMIAQTDYNAGDLLMLAAIVVWTLYSLLGRKIRHLPPIASTAVSAVLALLIISPFFLASGMKLPLSREATAGILYIGLFPSVGSFIFWNASIREIGASRAGIYLNLITVFTAILSLLLGNPVTLVQIMGGLLVFTGVYLTGRRQGS; encoded by the coding sequence ATGAAATCGTACAAAATCTATCTGTTCTTGATCTTAGCCAATCTCTTCTGGGCCGGAAACTACGTGTTCGGCAAGTCGGTCGTCGCCGAGCTGTCTCCTATACAGATGACCTTCTCCCGCTGGCTGATCGCCGTCTGCGTGTTGTTTCCGATCGCGCAGCTAGTGGAGAAGCCCGACTGGAGAAAGGTGTGGAGCGAGTGGCGGATTCTGATTGTCATGGCGGTGCTCGGGGTGGCGGGCTACAACTTCCTGCTCTACGAAGCGCTGCGGTTCACCACGTCCATGAACGCAGCTCTCGTTAACGCGATGAATCCGGCACTCATCGTGCTGGGAGCCGCGCTGCTGTTCAAAGAGAAGCTTACGCGCACCCGGGTGATCGGACTCCTGGTCTCGCTCTTCGGCGTGCTGCTGGTGCTGACCAAAGGCCGGTTGCAAATGATTGCGCAGACCGACTATAATGCCGGCGACCTGCTTATGCTGGCTGCCATTGTGGTATGGACGCTGTACTCGCTGCTTGGACGAAAAATCCGGCATCTGCCGCCGATTGCTTCCACCGCGGTATCGGCTGTGCTTGCGCTTCTCATCATTTCCCCGTTCTTCCTGGCTTCCGGAATGAAGCTGCCGCTCAGCAGGGAAGCAACAGCTGGCATCCTGTACATCGGATTGTTTCCCTCGGTGGGCTCATTCATCTTCTGGAATGCGTCCATCCGGGAGATCGGAGCGAGCCGCGCGGGCATTTATCTCAACCTGATTACCGTATTTACCGCAATACTGAGTCTTCTGCTCGGCAATCCGGTGACGCTGGTTCAGATCATGGGCGGGCTGCTGGTATTTACAGGCGTCTATTTGACCGGTCGCAGACAGGGTTCATAA
- a CDS encoding response regulator transcription factor: MTQLKALVVDDEWNMRNLLRIYLTKEGFQIAEASTGREALNLASREKFDIVLLDIMMPDMDGWQVCEAIREKDNVPVLMLTARSDTKDKIRGLEMGADDYLTKPFEPGELVARIHSLIRRSALVRQAAPKEAVLEFPGLIIRPDARAVTAANTVLDVTPKEFELLAVLAGHPQRAFGREELVERVWGFDFEGDNRVVDTHIKNIREKLQRAGLGYNPVQTVWGIGYKFQIPDGIQ; the protein is encoded by the coding sequence ATGACACAGCTCAAGGCGCTGGTCGTGGATGATGAATGGAATATGCGTAATCTGCTGCGCATTTATTTGACGAAAGAGGGATTTCAGATCGCGGAGGCCTCGACAGGGCGGGAAGCGTTGAACCTGGCGTCGCGTGAGAAGTTCGATATTGTGCTGCTGGATATTATGATGCCGGATATGGATGGCTGGCAGGTGTGCGAGGCGATCCGGGAGAAAGATAATGTTCCTGTCCTGATGCTGACGGCCCGCTCCGACACGAAGGACAAAATTCGGGGACTGGAGATGGGAGCGGATGATTATTTGACCAAGCCCTTCGAGCCGGGTGAACTGGTTGCCCGCATTCATTCTCTGATCCGCCGCTCTGCGCTGGTGCGCCAGGCAGCTCCCAAAGAGGCGGTGCTTGAATTTCCGGGGCTGATCATCCGTCCGGATGCCCGGGCTGTGACTGCTGCGAACACGGTGCTTGATGTGACTCCGAAGGAATTCGAGCTGCTGGCGGTTCTGGCGGGACATCCGCAGCGGGCGTTCGGCCGTGAGGAACTGGTGGAGCGGGTGTGGGGTTTTGATTTTGAAGGTGACAACCGGGTCGTGGATACGCATATCAAAAATATCCGCGAGAAGCTGCAGAGAGCGGGGCTCGGCTACAATCCGGTGCAGACAGTGTGGGGCATCGGCTATAAATTCCAGATCCCGGACGGTATCCAATGA
- a CDS encoding sensor histidine kinase, with protein sequence MRNNVIGLKLGLVISGLFLIVLLVLGTAVDRMFSSFYYANMEKETEELASHFTMMAESSMAESSGAGMGGMMETFADFSGVSLFNVNREGQLTMHSGMDMMMSPVLPFVHSQQLDRIFSGQKVRFLYDDEDGGRYFVSGQPVEAEGKVVSALYLVSSAESVMESLQGVRHLLILSGIGAFLLALGSTWIVAQFLSRPLLQMQQATRKIAAGELATRVHIKSGDEIGALAGAINDLASDLQRYRDTRQEFFANISHELRTPITYLEGYANVVKEGMFADEEERDRYLDIIHGEARRIQHLVDDLFDLAKMEEGRIQLSPEWIDLGELAEQAVQKVGLKASEKGLELTFRSEGQPKPVYTDGARMEQIVLNLLENGIRYSEQGKVSLSLFFQEEAVRLEVTDTGIGIPEDELPLIFERFYRVEKSRSRSLGGTGLGLAIVYNLVQVLGGTISVTSKQGEGTSFILEFNRIAELGLQEDV encoded by the coding sequence ATGAGAAACAATGTGATCGGCCTCAAGCTGGGCCTTGTTATCTCAGGCTTGTTCCTGATTGTGCTGCTCGTGCTGGGCACCGCTGTTGACCGCATGTTCTCCTCATTCTACTATGCCAATATGGAGAAGGAGACAGAGGAGCTGGCCTCTCATTTTACGATGATGGCGGAGTCATCGATGGCTGAGTCATCCGGTGCCGGTATGGGCGGGATGATGGAGACGTTCGCGGATTTTTCCGGCGTCAGCCTGTTCAATGTGAACAGGGAAGGCCAGCTGACCATGCATTCGGGAATGGATATGATGATGTCTCCCGTTCTCCCTTTTGTCCATAGTCAGCAATTGGACCGGATCTTCAGCGGACAGAAAGTCCGCTTCCTGTATGATGATGAAGACGGCGGCCGGTATTTCGTATCGGGACAGCCCGTCGAAGCGGAAGGCAAAGTCGTCTCGGCGCTCTATCTGGTGTCATCGGCGGAATCGGTCATGGAATCGCTGCAGGGTGTGCGGCATCTGTTGATTCTGTCCGGCATCGGCGCTTTTCTGCTGGCGCTTGGGAGTACCTGGATTGTGGCGCAGTTTCTGTCGCGTCCGCTGCTGCAGATGCAACAGGCGACCCGGAAGATAGCGGCCGGCGAACTGGCGACCCGGGTTCATATCAAGAGTGGTGATGAAATCGGCGCGCTGGCTGGCGCAATTAATGATCTTGCTTCTGATTTGCAGCGGTACCGGGATACGCGCCAGGAGTTTTTTGCCAATATTTCGCATGAGCTGCGGACGCCGATCACTTATCTGGAGGGCTATGCGAATGTCGTGAAAGAGGGGATGTTCGCGGACGAGGAGGAGCGGGACCGCTATCTGGACATCATTCACGGCGAGGCCCGGAGAATCCAGCATCTTGTGGACGATCTGTTCGATTTGGCCAAAATGGAGGAAGGACGGATTCAACTCTCACCCGAGTGGATCGATCTGGGCGAGCTGGCGGAGCAGGCGGTTCAGAAGGTTGGACTCAAGGCATCTGAAAAAGGGCTGGAGCTTACGTTCAGGAGTGAAGGCCAGCCAAAGCCGGTCTATACCGACGGGGCGCGGATGGAGCAGATCGTGCTGAACCTGCTGGAAAATGGTATCCGTTACTCGGAGCAGGGAAAGGTGTCGCTGTCGCTGTTCTTTCAGGAAGAGGCCGTCAGGCTGGAGGTAACGGACACGGGAATCGGCATACCGGAAGACGAGCTGCCCCTGATCTTCGAGCGGTTCTACCGGGTCGAGAAATCGCGTTCCCGAAGCCTGGGCGGAACCGGCCTGGGACTCGCCATCGTGTACAACCTCGTGCAGGTGCTCGGGGGCACGATCTCCGTCACGAGCAAGCAGGGAGAAGGAACGTCTTTTATTCTGGAGTTTAACCGGATTGCCGAATTGGGCCTGCAGGAGGATGTGTGA
- the pxpB gene encoding 5-oxoprolinase subunit PxpB, whose translation MDCSFFPLGDSAVLVEFGTVIDESVNRRVRAAAREIGRRPFSGFVECVPAYASLAVYYRPAELEASDPGVTYFEQVCALLRDRMKTADDGLEELQRVVEIPVCYGGEFGPDLSFVAEWNGLNEEEVISIHAEGRYQVYALGFAPGFPYMGGMSGKIAAPRRETPRLSIPAGSVGIAGNQTGVYPIETPGGWQIIGRTPLSLFRPGEMPPALLQSGDTIIFRPISPGEYASRRERSQ comes from the coding sequence ATGGACTGCTCTTTCTTTCCGCTCGGCGATTCAGCGGTGCTTGTAGAGTTCGGTACGGTCATTGATGAATCGGTCAACCGGCGCGTCAGGGCGGCCGCCCGGGAAATCGGGCGCCGCCCTTTTTCGGGCTTCGTGGAATGTGTGCCAGCCTATGCATCGCTTGCCGTCTATTATCGGCCTGCGGAGCTGGAGGCTTCGGACCCCGGCGTTACATATTTTGAGCAGGTATGCGCACTGCTGCGGGACAGAATGAAGACGGCTGATGACGGACTTGAGGAATTACAACGGGTTGTCGAGATACCCGTCTGCTACGGGGGCGAATTTGGGCCTGATCTGTCTTTTGTGGCGGAGTGGAACGGATTAAACGAGGAAGAGGTTATCTCCATTCATGCCGAAGGCCGCTATCAGGTCTATGCCCTTGGCTTCGCACCGGGATTTCCATATATGGGTGGCATGTCAGGCAAGATTGCGGCTCCCCGGCGGGAGACGCCTCGGTTGTCCATCCCGGCCGGATCGGTCGGGATAGCGGGAAACCAAACCGGGGTCTATCCCATTGAGACGCCGGGTGGATGGCAGATCATTGGGCGGACGCCGCTCTCGCTATTCCGGCCTGGCGAGATGCCGCCCGCTCTGCTGCAGAGCGGCGACACCATCATCTTCCGGCCGATCAGCCCAGGGGAATACGCAAGCCGAAGGGAGAGGTCACAGTGA
- a CDS encoding biotin-dependent carboxyltransferase family protein, with product MSIRILKPGLLTTVQDLGRTGFSRYGIILSGAVDDFAIKAANWLVGNEAGAAALEITMSGFAAEFLEDCIIAVTGGDMSPEIEGQPVPMWRPVIVAAGSRLTLRRPVYGCRIYVAVSGGLAVPLVMGSRSTYLRAGIGGFEGRPLRAGDVIPASGLISAEYGEAANREGKRLLTAAPGAGQTSADSDSGAGVSSDTSGKGAEHEARSVVEMTAKADEARIGSMTQLPLKGPGADSANPGSGQRLDVESAAEQAVVSSLREQPLTGAFRAASWGISRSALPNYRESPVIRIIQGRQWEDFTPESLRDFLNGSYLVTPQSDRMGCRLSGPALRLKSPKEYLSEPVSHGTVQVPADGQPIVLLADRQTLGGYPKAAQVISVDLPLLAQAAPGTRIRFAEVSLREAETLLIRQERELKLLEMMIVQKRKECGYD from the coding sequence GTGAGCATTCGCATTCTGAAACCGGGACTGCTCACGACCGTTCAGGATCTCGGACGCACCGGCTTCTCCCGGTACGGGATCATCCTCTCCGGCGCGGTGGATGACTTCGCAATCAAAGCCGCTAACTGGCTTGTCGGCAATGAGGCAGGAGCCGCCGCGCTTGAGATCACGATGTCCGGCTTCGCGGCGGAGTTTTTGGAGGACTGCATCATTGCTGTTACCGGCGGGGACATGTCGCCCGAAATCGAGGGGCAGCCCGTGCCGATGTGGCGTCCGGTCATCGTTGCGGCTGGCAGCCGGCTCACACTGCGCCGTCCGGTCTATGGCTGCCGGATATATGTGGCGGTGTCGGGCGGGCTCGCCGTGCCGCTCGTGATGGGCAGCCGCAGCACGTATCTTCGCGCCGGCATTGGCGGCTTCGAAGGCAGGCCGCTGCGGGCGGGCGACGTGATTCCGGCGAGCGGGCTGATTTCGGCGGAGTATGGAGAAGCTGCGAATCGTGAAGGGAAGCGGCTGTTAACCGCCGCTCCGGGGGCTGGTCAGACATCGGCGGATTCTGATTCAGGAGCGGGTGTTTCCAGTGACACCAGTGGCAAAGGGGCGGAACATGAAGCGAGATCAGTTGTAGAAATGACGGCGAAAGCTGATGAAGCCCGTATCGGAAGCATGACCCAGCTTCCATTGAAGGGGCCAGGCGCAGATTCAGCCAATCCAGGCTCAGGGCAGCGACTTGATGTTGAATCGGCGGCTGAACAGGCGGTAGTCTCCTCGCTGCGGGAGCAACCGCTAACAGGCGCTTTTCGTGCTGCTTCCTGGGGAATCTCTCGCTCGGCCCTGCCGAATTACCGGGAAAGTCCCGTTATCCGGATCATCCAGGGACGGCAGTGGGAAGACTTCACCCCGGAGAGTCTCCGGGACTTCCTGAACGGGAGCTATCTTGTTACACCCCAGTCTGACCGGATGGGCTGCCGGTTGTCGGGACCGGCTCTCCGCCTAAAATCGCCTAAGGAATATCTCTCGGAGCCGGTCTCCCACGGCACTGTCCAGGTTCCGGCGGACGGGCAGCCGATCGTGCTGCTGGCCGACCGGCAGACGCTCGGGGGCTACCCGAAGGCGGCACAGGTCATCAGCGTTGATCTGCCATTGCTCGCCCAGGCGGCACCCGGAACGCGCATCCGATTTGCAGAAGTGTCGCTAAGGGAGGCGGAAACGCTCTTAATCCGGCAGGAAAGGGAATTAAAGCTGCTGGAAATGATGATTGTTCAGAAGCGGAAGGAGTGCGGCTATGATTGA
- a CDS encoding LamB/YcsF family protein yields the protein MIEIDLNCDMGESFGAYRIGNDDELLREVTSANIACGFHAGDPGVMRRSVTSALAAGVKIGAHPGLPDLAGFGRRNMQISPEEAFDLVTYQIGALDAFVRQEGGRLRHVKPHGALYNMAAVSRPLADAIAGAVYRYDPAMVLYGLAGSELLAAGNAAGLRTASEVFADRAYMADGSLVPRGVPGAVVHDAGEAARRVLRMVREGAVTALDGSAVPLLADTVCIHGDSPGAAVFAAALRRTLEAEGVLVTAL from the coding sequence ATGATTGAGATCGACTTGAACTGCGATATGGGGGAGAGCTTCGGCGCTTACAGGATTGGCAACGACGACGAGCTGCTGCGCGAGGTCACGTCGGCGAACATCGCCTGCGGGTTCCATGCAGGCGATCCCGGCGTTATGCGCCGGTCGGTCACCTCGGCGCTGGCTGCCGGCGTCAAGATCGGCGCCCATCCGGGGCTGCCGGACCTCGCCGGCTTCGGGAGGAGAAATATGCAGATTTCTCCCGAAGAAGCCTTCGATCTGGTCACCTACCAGATCGGGGCACTTGACGCCTTCGTCCGGCAGGAAGGCGGTCGGCTGCGCCATGTGAAGCCCCATGGCGCGCTCTACAACATGGCGGCGGTGTCCCGGCCGCTCGCCGACGCCATTGCCGGGGCGGTCTACCGCTACGACCCGGCAATGGTCCTGTACGGCCTGGCAGGCAGCGAGCTGCTGGCCGCGGGGAATGCGGCCGGGCTGCGCACGGCCAGCGAGGTGTTCGCCGACCGCGCCTACATGGCGGACGGCTCGCTCGTACCGCGCGGCGTGCCTGGCGCGGTCGTTCATGACGCGGGCGAGGCAGCCCGCCGCGTCCTGCGGATGGTCCGCGAAGGCGCGGTGACGGCGCTGGACGGAAGCGCCGTTCCGCTGCTGGCGGACACCGTCTGCATTCACGGCGACAGCCCGGGCGCGGCCGTCTTTGCGGCAGCGCTCCGGCGGACACTGGAGGCCGAAGGCGTTCTTGTTACTGCGCTGTGA
- a CDS encoding class I SAM-dependent methyltransferase gives MASVHVWKSELYDSKLGYVSQFGRGVIDLLNPAEGERILDLGCGTGDLAYELTKAGADVTGMDLSGEMIGKAAAKYPEIPFVAGNAEDFAFGEPFDAVFSNAALHWMKNAEKVISCVWDSLKPGGRFIAEFGGKGNVDTVIRSIGEVLSGKYGIDSASLNPWYFPSIAEYSTLLERQGFRVVYAVHFDRPTPMEDGENGLSHWLNGLADDFFKEIPASERGPVYDQIADKARSSLFHDGQWVLDYVRLRIAAVKM, from the coding sequence ATGGCTTCGGTTCATGTATGGAAATCCGAATTGTACGACAGCAAGCTGGGGTACGTATCACAATTTGGGAGAGGCGTCATTGACTTGTTGAACCCCGCAGAAGGGGAGCGAATTCTGGATCTGGGCTGCGGAACCGGAGATTTGGCTTATGAATTGACCAAGGCCGGAGCAGATGTAACGGGAATGGATCTCTCCGGAGAGATGATCGGGAAAGCGGCAGCGAAGTATCCCGAAATCCCGTTTGTTGCCGGCAATGCCGAGGATTTTGCGTTCGGGGAGCCGTTCGATGCGGTATTCTCCAACGCTGCACTGCATTGGATGAAGAATGCGGAGAAGGTGATCTCCTGCGTATGGGACAGTCTGAAGCCTGGCGGAAGGTTCATCGCCGAATTTGGCGGCAAAGGAAATGTGGACACAGTGATCCGGTCTATTGGCGAGGTGCTGTCCGGGAAGTACGGAATCGATTCTGCTTCGCTGAATCCCTGGTATTTTCCCAGTATCGCCGAATACAGCACTCTGCTGGAGCGTCAAGGCTTCCGGGTCGTTTATGCGGTTCATTTCGACCGTCCGACCCCTATGGAGGATGGGGAGAACGGGCTGTCGCACTGGCTGAACGGACTTGCGGACGATTTCTTCAAGGAGATTCCAGCAAGCGAAAGAGGCCCGGTCTATGACCAAATTGCCGATAAAGCCCGAAGCAGTTTATTCCATGACGGCCAGTGGGTTCTGGACTATGTAAGGCTGAGAATCGCCGCGGTCAAAATGTAG
- a CDS encoding spermidine synthase: MKVLHKTVDEGCEIVVADTDELYGEKGRFRVLQFSEELVQGALDLDRPDRIVFEYPRAILHLMEWNHPGYEDVFIIGHGIGTLSGAISGKNVTTAELSQAVADLSRIYFGSTEGRIAIGDGRRLLEREDDGSFDHIVLDAFSGSGTPPHLISRGMFALAAKKLNNRGMLIMNAAGRGKNDRLIRSVHSTLASVFPHSLAFILPSPDPAAPKNVILAGARKPIVFKTRLMAGFTEIVLPPGELIRDADEGRATF; encoded by the coding sequence ATGAAAGTGCTGCATAAGACAGTCGATGAGGGCTGTGAGATCGTAGTGGCGGACACCGATGAGCTGTATGGGGAGAAAGGAAGGTTTCGGGTGCTTCAATTCTCGGAGGAATTGGTGCAGGGAGCGCTGGACCTCGACCGGCCGGACCGCATCGTATTCGAATATCCTAGGGCGATTCTGCATCTGATGGAATGGAATCACCCTGGATACGAGGACGTCTTCATTATAGGTCACGGGATCGGAACCTTGTCTGGAGCCATATCCGGCAAAAACGTAACAACAGCCGAGCTTAGCCAAGCGGTCGCCGATCTCAGCCGCATCTATTTCGGCAGCACCGAAGGCCGGATCGCAATCGGAGACGGCCGGAGGCTGCTCGAGCGGGAGGACGACGGAAGCTTTGATCATATCGTGCTTGATGCGTTCAGCGGAAGCGGAACTCCCCCGCATCTCATCTCCCGGGGCATGTTCGCACTTGCCGCGAAGAAGCTGAACAACCGGGGCATGCTAATCATGAATGCAGCCGGCAGGGGGAAGAATGACCGGCTGATCCGGTCGGTGCATTCCACCCTGGCCTCCGTGTTCCCGCATTCTCTCGCCTTCATCCTGCCTTCTCCCGATCCGGCGGCTCCGAAGAACGTCATTCTGGCGGGAGCGCGCAAGCCGATCGTCTTCAAGACCCGGCTAATGGCGGGCTTCACCGAAATTGTTCTTCCTCCGGGCGAACTGATCAGGGATGCAGACGAAGGACGAGCTACATTTTGA
- a CDS encoding putative ABC transporter permease — MILNLLSWAQETAYGRSGELFFCFMIYSVLGWLLEGAYNWATAGTFRKDGLMLGPYKPMYGLAPVLLLALGGLRMPLPWLLAAALIVPSVVELASGVMLKALFRHQWWDYSAKRWQLGGHICLEFSLYWWVLSLFTLAVIQPLVSGLYKLAVPVWGVLFPVVLVLFLADLAATFRSRRRAAEIAGI, encoded by the coding sequence TTGATATTGAACCTGCTGTCCTGGGCGCAGGAAACAGCTTACGGGCGTTCGGGCGAACTGTTCTTCTGCTTCATGATTTATTCAGTCTTGGGGTGGCTGCTGGAAGGAGCGTATAACTGGGCAACGGCCGGTACGTTCCGGAAGGACGGACTGATGCTTGGTCCTTATAAGCCAATGTACGGCCTCGCTCCGGTTCTGCTGCTAGCGCTTGGAGGGCTGCGGATGCCGCTGCCTTGGCTTCTCGCCGCCGCCCTGATTGTGCCTTCGGTAGTGGAACTCGCCAGCGGGGTTATGCTGAAGGCGCTGTTCCGGCATCAGTGGTGGGATTATTCGGCCAAGCGCTGGCAGCTCGGCGGGCATATTTGCCTGGAGTTTTCTTTGTACTGGTGGGTGCTGTCTCTCTTCACGCTGGCGGTCATTCAGCCGCTTGTGTCGGGCCTGTACAAGCTGGCAGTGCCTGTATGGGGAGTGCTGTTCCCGGTCGTGCTTGTGCTGTTTCTAGCTGATTTGGCGGCAACGTTCCGGTCCCGGAGAAGAGCGGCGGAGATTGCGGGAATCTAG
- a CDS encoding lipid II flippase Amj family protein, whose product MTQFLIFAVLLTVIIHTAETLSYSVRYAGVRMNKIAIALSLTGIIVLVSRTANMVQGPLTGHIVDIAKKDSSIPLLNYLRIILLGGSLGTLIAIGLFPTFTALFARIISKLEIQGSVPRLLGSVTIAQLKNTPKYVKRPRLGLHAIRYLDIPKRLIATNILVTGIYTTGVLATLYAGYKHPEHGMAISQASGLINGIATILLTVFIDPQLGLITDKATVSQEHRSRLGKVYMMLMGSRFVGTLLAQFLIVPAAWFISLAVRVIL is encoded by the coding sequence ATGACCCAATTTCTGATTTTTGCTGTTCTGCTTACTGTCATTATCCACACCGCCGAAACGCTGTCATACTCGGTCCGGTATGCCGGGGTGCGTATGAACAAGATTGCGATTGCCTTATCCCTGACGGGAATTATCGTACTTGTCTCCCGGACGGCCAATATGGTTCAGGGACCGCTTACCGGTCATATCGTCGATATCGCCAAGAAGGATTCCTCCATTCCGCTTCTTAACTACCTGCGAATCATTCTGCTCGGTGGTTCACTCGGTACGCTGATCGCAATCGGCCTGTTTCCGACCTTTACCGCGCTGTTCGCCCGCATCATCTCGAAGCTGGAGATTCAGGGCTCCGTTCCCCGCCTCCTCGGAAGCGTTACAATCGCCCAGCTCAAAAATACGCCGAAATATGTGAAACGTCCCAGGCTCGGGCTGCACGCCATCCGTTATCTCGATATCCCGAAGCGTCTGATTGCCACCAACATTCTGGTCACCGGGATTTATACAACGGGGGTCCTGGCTACGCTGTATGCGGGCTACAAACATCCGGAGCACGGTATGGCGATTTCGCAAGCGTCAGGGCTTATTAACGGCATCGCTACTATTTTGCTTACGGTCTTCATCGATCCCCAGCTGGGGCTCATTACCGATAAAGCAACGGTCAGCCAGGAGCATCGCAGCCGTCTCGGCAAAGTATATATGATGCTTATGGGCTCACGGTTCGTCGGCACGCTGCTCGCTCAGTTTCTGATTGTGCCCGCCGCCTGGTTTATCAGTTTGGCTGTACGCGTAATTCTCTAA